The following coding sequences are from one Musa acuminata AAA Group cultivar baxijiao chromosome BXJ2-4, Cavendish_Baxijiao_AAA, whole genome shotgun sequence window:
- the LOC135610233 gene encoding 9-cis-epoxycarotenoid dioxygenase NCED1, chloroplastic-like yields MDVLLISSSSSVSATSRRLRMLGPSRLPPPTSSSFPPRSFLRISAVRIEEKPRAAEPKTKTAPTSTTTTTPYQDNKQDSGISQRTNHRPIPPRLQPAPVSRVRAAPSPQATFCNALDELINNFIDPPVLRPSVDPRHVLSNNFAPVDELPPTSCPVVRGAIPRCLAGGAYIRNGPNPQHLPRGPHHLFDGDGMLHSLLLPPAGSDVMAPAILCSRYVRTYRYLLERDAGAPILPSIFSAFHGAAGMARGAVSAVRVLTGQMNPAEGVGLANTSLAFFGGRLYALGESDLPYAVHVSSEDGDVATLGRCDFDGRLFMGMTAHPKKDPVTGELFAFRYGPVPPFLTYFWFDSDGNKSGDDVPIFSMRQPSFLHDFAITERYAIFPDLQIVMKPMDMVLGGGAPVGSDNGKVPRIGVLPRYATSEAEMRWFEVPGFNPVHALNAWEDGDELVLVAPNVLSVEHALDRMELVHSCLEMVRIDLGSGAVSRTPMSAANIDFGVINPRYLGRKNRYAYLGVGDPMPKISGVVKLDLTLAGKSDCVVARRDFGSTGFGGEPFFVADGEREGEDEGYVVSYVHDEGSGESRFVVMDAQSPDLDIVAEVLLPHRVPYGFHGLFVSQAELRSQRP; encoded by the coding sequence ATGGATGTACTCCTGATATCGTCGTCTTCCTCAGTGTCGGCCACCTCCCGCCGGCTCCGAATGCTTGGTCCATCCAGGCTTCCACCACCAACATCCTCCTCCTTTCCTCCTCGTTCTTTCCTCCGCATATCGGCCGTTAGAATAGAGGAGAAACCTCGTGCCGCGGAGCCCAAAACCAAAACTGCTCCcacatccaccaccaccaccaccccgtATCAGGATAACAAACAGGACTCAGGAATCAGCCAGCGGACCAACCACAGGCCAATTCCTCCCCGTCTCCAGCCAGCACCAGTGTCACGAGTACGAGCAGCACCCTCCCCGCAGGCGACCTTTTGCAACGCACTCGACGAGCTCATCAATAACTTCATTGATCCACCCGTTCTCCGTCCCTCCGTCGATCCACGCCACGTCCTGTCCAACAACTTCGCTCCAGTGGACGAGCTTCCTCCGACATCCTGTCCCGTGGTCCGCGGCGCCATACCACGCTGCCTCGCCGGAGGCGCCTACATCCGCAACGGACCCAACCCTCAGCACCTACCCAGAGGGCCTCATCATCTCTTCGACGGGGACGGCATGCTCCACTCGCTCCTTCTCCCCCCGGCAGGGAGCGACGTAATGGCCCCCGCCATCCTCTGCTCCCGCTACGTTCGCACTTACAGGTACCTCCTCGAGCGCGATGCGGGCGCCCCTATCCTCCCCAGCATATTCTCCGCCTTCCACGGAGCCGCTGGTATGGCGCGCGGCGCTGTTTCTGCCGTCAGGGTACTGACGGGGCAGATGAACCCGGCCGAGGGGGTGGGCCTCGCGAACACTAGCCTGGCCTTTTTTGGTGGCCGACTCTACGCTCTGGGCGAGTCGGACCTGCCCTATGCCGTGCACGTGTCTTCAGAGGACGGCGACGTTGCCACGCTGGGCCGCTGTGACTTCGACGGGCGGCTCTTCATGGGGATGACCGCCCACCCCAAGAAGGATCCTGTCACGGGGGAACTGTTTGCCTTCCGTTATGGTCCCGTCCCTCCCTTCCTCACTTATTTCTGGTTCGACTCCGACGGGAACAAGTCGGGAGACGACGTGCCCATCTTCTCGATGCGGCAGCCATCGTTCCTGCATGACTTCGCAATCACAGAACGATACGCTATCTTCCCAGACCTCCAGATTGTGATGAAACCGATGGATATGGTTTTGGGCGGGGGTGCGCCGGTAGGGTCGGACAACGGGAAGGTGCCTCGCATCGGAGTGCTCCCTCGCTACGCCACCTCCGAAGCAGAGATGCGCTGGTTCGAGGTGCCCGGCTTCAACCCCGTCCACGCGCTCAACGCGTGGGAAGATGGGGACGAGCTAGTGCTGGTGGCCCCCAACGTCCTCTCCGTCGAGCACGCCTTGGACAGGATGGAGCTCGTCCACAGCTGCTTGGAGATGGTGCGGATTGACCTTGGGAGCGGAGCCGTGTCGCGGACACCGATGTCGGCGGCCAACATCGACTTTGGTGTCATAAATCCTCGTTATCTGGGCCGGAAAAACCGCTATGCCTACCTTGGGGTGGGTGATCCGATGCCCAAGATATCTGGGGTCGTCAAGCTCGACTTGACATTGGCCGGCAAGAGCGACTGCGTGGTGGCTCGGCGGGACTTCGGTTCAACCGGCTTCGGAGGAGAGCCGTTCTTCGTGGCCGATGGGGAGAGAGAGGGGGAGGACGAAGGGTACGTGGTTTCTTACGTGCACGACGAGGGGAGTGGCGAATCGAGATTCGTGGTGATGGACGCTCAATCGCCGGACTTGGACATCGTTGCGGAGGTCCTGCTGCCGCACCGTGTTCCTTACGGATTTCACGGGCTCTTTGTGTCTCAGGCTGAGCTACGATCACAACGCCCGTAG